From the genome of Methylocystis echinoides:
GCCGTTCGCGACGTCGAGCCGCATCACATCCAGCTTTTCATCGGCCGCGGGGCGGATGTGAAAGACTCGGACGATTTCGAGCGGCGCATCTATCTTGCGCGCAAGTCGTCCTCAAACGAGATCTACAAGCTCGAAGGCGGCCGCGAATTTTACTCCGTCTCGGTCTCGACGCGCACCATCGTCTACAAGGGCATGGTGCTGGTCTCCCAGCTCGGCAGCTATTTCCTCGACCTCAAGGACGAGCGCTTCGTCTCGGCGATCGCGCTCGTGCATCAGCGCTTTGCGACTAACACTTTCCCGTCGTGGCGGCTCGCTCACCCTTACCGCTTCGTCGCGCATAATGGCGAAATCAATACGCTGCGCGGCAATCTCAACTGGATGGCGGCGCGTCAGGCGGCGGTCTCCTCGCCGCTCTTTGGCGACAATATCAGCAAGCTCTGGCCGATCTCCTATGAGGGCCAGTCCGACACAGCCTGTTTCGACAATGCGCTCGAATTTCTGGTGCGCGGCGGCTATTCGCTCGCCCATGCGGTGATGATGCTGATTCCGGAGGCCTGGGCGGGCAATCCGCTGATGGACGAGGATCGTCGCGCCTTCTATGAGCACCACGCCGCGCTCATGGAGCCGTGGGACGGCCCCGCCGCCATGGCCTTCACCGACGGCCGCCAGATCGGCGCGACGCTCGACCGCAACGGCCTGCGTCCGGCGCGCTACCTCGTCACCGACGACGGTCTCGTGGTGATGGCGTCGGAAATGGGCGTGCTGCCGATACCGGAAGAGAAAATCGTCCAGAAGTGGCGCCTGCAGCCGGGCAAGATGCTGCTCGTTGATCTCGAGCAGGGCCGCATCATTTCCGACGACGAGATCAAGAAGGAGCTGTCGCTCTCCCATCCCTACAAGGAGTGGCTCGCGCGCACGCAGATCCAGCTCGAGGAGCTTAAGCCCGTCGAGTCGCGCCCGGCGCGCGCCGACGTCACGCTCCTCGATCGCCAGCAGGCCTTCGGCTACACCGAGGAAGACCTTTATCTCCTGATGTATCCCATGGCGGTCACCGGCCAGGAGGCCGTCGGCTCCATGGGCACGGACACGCCGGTGTCGCCGCTCTCCGACAAGGAGAAGCTGCTCTACACTTACTTCAAGCAAAACTTCGCGCAGGTGACCAATCCGCCGATCGACCCGATCCGCGAAGAGCTGGTCATGAGCCTTGTCTCCTTCATTGGCCCGCGCCCGAACATTCTCGATCACGAGGGCTCGGCCAATAAGAAGCGGCTCGAAGTGCGCCAGCCGATCCTGACCAACGAGGATTTGGAGAAGATCCGCTGGATCGGCATGGTCGAAGACAGCTTCGACACCAAGACGCTCGAAATCTCTTACGATTCGAGCAGGGGCGCGGCCGGCATGCGCGGCGCCATTCAGCGCCTGTGCCAGCGCGCGGAAGAAGCGGTCAGCGGCAAATACAACATCATCATTCTCTCGGATCGCATGGTCGGACCGGACCGCATTCCGATCCCCGCGCTGCTCGCGACGGCCGCCGTGCACCATCATCTGATCCGCAAGGGTCTGCGCACCTCGGTCGGCCTCGTCGTCGAGACCGGCGAGGCGCGCGAGGTGCATCACTTCGCCTGCCTCGCGGGCTTCGGCGCCGAGGCAATCAATCCCTATCTCGCCTTCGACACGCTCGAAGCGTCGGTTTCGGAGTTCCCCAAGGACGTCGACGCCGAGACGGCGATCAAGCGTTACATCAAGGCGGTGGGCAAGGGCCTCTTGAAGGTCATGTCCAAGATGGGCATTTCGACCTACCAGTCTTATTGCGGCGCGCAGATTTTCGACGCCGTGGGCCTCGCGCAGCTCTTCGTCGACGAATTCTTCACCGGCACGACGACCCGCGTCGAAGGCGTCGGCCTCGACGAGATCGCCAAGGAGTCGGTGCGACGCCACCGGCTCGCCTTCGGCGACGCGCCCGTCTATCGCGACGCGCTCGACGTCGGCGGCGACTACGCCTTCCGCATTCGCGGCGAGGCGCATAGCTGGACCCCGCAGACGGTGTCGCTGCTGCAGCACGCGGTGCGCGGCAATGCGCAGGAGCAATATCGCGCCTTCGCCAAGGCGCTCAACGAGCAGGACGAGCGCCTGCTGAACCTGCGCGGGCTGTTCCGCATCAAGGGCGCCGAGGAAGATGGCCGCAAGCCCGCGCCGCTCGACGAGGTCGAGCCCGCGAGCGAGATCGTCAAGCGCTTCGCAACGGGGGCCATGTCCTTCGGCTCGATCTCGCGCGAGGCCCACACGACGCTCGCCATCGCCATGAACCGCATCGGCGGCAAGTCGAATACGGGCGAGGGCGGCGAGGAGCCGGATCGCTTCAAGCCGCTGCCCAACGGCGACACCATGCGCTCCGCCATCAAGCAAGTGGCGTCGGGCCGCTTTGGCGTGACGACGGAGTATCTCGTCAACGCGGACATGATCCAGATCAAAATGGCGCAGGGCGCGAAGCCCGGCGAAGGCGGGCAGTTGCCGGGCGACAAGGTCGACGCGGTGATCGCCAAGGTGCGCCATTCGACGCCGGGCGTCGGCCTGATCTCGCCGCCGCCGCATCACGACATTTACTCGATCGAGGATTTGGCGCAGCTCATCTTCGATTTGAAGAACGTCAATCCGAAAGCCGCGATTTCGGTGAAGCTCGTCTCGGAAGTCGGGGTCGGCACGGTCGCGGCCGGCGTCTCCAAGGGCCGCGCCGATCATGTGACGATTTCGGGCTTCGAGGGCGGCACCGGCGCTTCGCCCCTGACCTCGATCAAGCACGCCGGCAGCCCGTGGGAGATCGGCCTCGCCGAGACGCATCAGACCCTGGTGCTCAACGGCCTGCGCTCGCGCATCGCGGTTCAGGTCGACGGCGGTCTGCGCACGGGCCGCGACGTGGTCGTCGGCGCCCTGCTCGGGGCGGACGAGTTCGGCTTCTCGACCGCGCCGCTGATTGCGGCCGGCTGCATCATGATGCGCAAGTGCCATCTCAACACGTGCCCGGTCGGCGTGGCGACGCAGGACCCCGTCCTGCGCAAGCGCTTCGTCGGCCAGCCGGAGCATGTCATCAACTACTTCTTCTTCGTCGCCGAGGAAGTGCGCGAGTTGATGGCCGAGATGGGCTTCCGCCGCTTCGACGAACTCGTCGGACAGATGCAGATGCTCGACAAGACGAAGGCCGTCGCCCATTGGAAGGCGCAGGGCCTCGACTTCTCGAAGCTGTTCCACAAGCCGGCGGGCGAGGGCCCCAAGATCCGTCATTCGCAATCGCAGGATCACGGCCTCGACAAGGCGCTCGACAACAAGCTCATTGCCGAGGCGCGTCCCGCGCTCGATCGCGGCGCGAAGGTTTCGATCGAGACGCCGATCAAGAACGTCGACCGCACGACGGGCGCGATGCTCTCCGGCGAAGTCGCGCGCATCTACGGCCACGCCGGCCTGCCGGAAGATACGATCAGCATACGCGCCACGGGCACGGCGGGGCAGAGCTTCGGCGCTTTCCTCGCGCGCGGCGTCACGCTCCAGCTCGAGGGCGAGGCCAACGACTATGTCGGCAA
Proteins encoded in this window:
- the gltB gene encoding glutamate synthase large subunit, which produces MKAMQEARQQEVALGRDPALPAAQGLYDPAQEHDSCGVGFVANMHNQKTHAIVEMGLQILLNLDHRGAVGADPKLGDGCGILVQIPHEFFKAECRKLGFDLPAPGDYAIGQFFMPRDAEARAQAKAILEEQMRDEGVVVLGWRDLPVDSSDLGDAVRDVEPHHIQLFIGRGADVKDSDDFERRIYLARKSSSNEIYKLEGGREFYSVSVSTRTIVYKGMVLVSQLGSYFLDLKDERFVSAIALVHQRFATNTFPSWRLAHPYRFVAHNGEINTLRGNLNWMAARQAAVSSPLFGDNISKLWPISYEGQSDTACFDNALEFLVRGGYSLAHAVMMLIPEAWAGNPLMDEDRRAFYEHHAALMEPWDGPAAMAFTDGRQIGATLDRNGLRPARYLVTDDGLVVMASEMGVLPIPEEKIVQKWRLQPGKMLLVDLEQGRIISDDEIKKELSLSHPYKEWLARTQIQLEELKPVESRPARADVTLLDRQQAFGYTEEDLYLLMYPMAVTGQEAVGSMGTDTPVSPLSDKEKLLYTYFKQNFAQVTNPPIDPIREELVMSLVSFIGPRPNILDHEGSANKKRLEVRQPILTNEDLEKIRWIGMVEDSFDTKTLEISYDSSRGAAGMRGAIQRLCQRAEEAVSGKYNIIILSDRMVGPDRIPIPALLATAAVHHHLIRKGLRTSVGLVVETGEAREVHHFACLAGFGAEAINPYLAFDTLEASVSEFPKDVDAETAIKRYIKAVGKGLLKVMSKMGISTYQSYCGAQIFDAVGLAQLFVDEFFTGTTTRVEGVGLDEIAKESVRRHRLAFGDAPVYRDALDVGGDYAFRIRGEAHSWTPQTVSLLQHAVRGNAQEQYRAFAKALNEQDERLLNLRGLFRIKGAEEDGRKPAPLDEVEPASEIVKRFATGAMSFGSISREAHTTLAIAMNRIGGKSNTGEGGEEPDRFKPLPNGDTMRSAIKQVASGRFGVTTEYLVNADMIQIKMAQGAKPGEGGQLPGDKVDAVIAKVRHSTPGVGLISPPPHHDIYSIEDLAQLIFDLKNVNPKAAISVKLVSEVGVGTVAAGVSKGRADHVTISGFEGGTGASPLTSIKHAGSPWEIGLAETHQTLVLNGLRSRIAVQVDGGLRTGRDVVVGALLGADEFGFSTAPLIAAGCIMMRKCHLNTCPVGVATQDPVLRKRFVGQPEHVINYFFFVAEEVRELMAEMGFRRFDELVGQMQMLDKTKAVAHWKAQGLDFSKLFHKPAGEGPKIRHSQSQDHGLDKALDNKLIAEARPALDRGAKVSIETPIKNVDRTTGAMLSGEVARIYGHAGLPEDTISIRATGTAGQSFGAFLARGVTLQLEGEANDYVGKGLSGGKLVVYPSRNARQIDPSNSIIVGNTVLYGAIAGECYFRGVAGERFAVRNSGAVAVVEGVGDHGCEYMTGGVVVVLGQTGRNFAAGMSGGIAYVIDEDDTFATRCNLAMVDLEPVGAEETAMTETYHQSGDLETHGKVDILADMTRFDAERLRQLIQNHLRYTGSTRARDILDNWAVYRPKFRKVMPIEYRRALTEMAAKKAQPKRLAAAGE